The following proteins come from a genomic window of Paucimonas lemoignei:
- a CDS encoding putative helicase/glycosylase, which translates to MISLDCDGLFDNWRTQARWLLSHQVDPSEVSWASTDAADLFASDHSYPEQQGPFQARIPKELLQLLESAAQYRGEQRWSLLYEVLWRVSHGDRTAMLAGDKLGSELHRRIKQVRRESHHLHAFLRFVALPTTDLPAEFAQPEYVAWHEPAHDILHSASEHFIGRMGQHRWMIATPQDGVYYDGQQLIHLRVCPPEWQALARNAEDPGGELWLTYYSHIFNPARLNPKVMQGHLPSRFWKNLPEGPLIPALISQARTGKQRDGQASEISSRPGKRISRGPEPIQRLP; encoded by the coding sequence ATGATCAGCCTGGATTGCGACGGCCTGTTCGACAACTGGCGCACCCAGGCACGCTGGCTGCTCAGCCATCAAGTGGACCCCAGCGAAGTAAGCTGGGCGTCCACCGACGCTGCTGACCTGTTCGCCTCCGACCACAGCTACCCCGAACAACAAGGCCCTTTCCAGGCCCGGATTCCCAAGGAATTACTGCAATTGCTGGAAAGCGCCGCGCAGTATCGCGGCGAACAGCGCTGGAGCCTGCTGTACGAAGTGCTCTGGCGCGTCAGCCACGGCGATCGAACCGCCATGCTGGCCGGTGACAAGCTGGGCAGCGAGCTGCACCGGCGGATCAAGCAAGTCCGTCGTGAATCCCACCACCTGCATGCGTTCCTGCGCTTTGTCGCCTTGCCCACCACCGATTTGCCTGCCGAGTTCGCACAACCCGAATACGTCGCCTGGCACGAGCCTGCCCACGACATCCTGCACAGCGCCAGCGAACACTTCATCGGGCGCATGGGCCAGCACCGCTGGATGATCGCCACCCCGCAGGATGGCGTGTATTACGACGGCCAGCAGTTGATCCATCTGCGGGTCTGCCCGCCCGAATGGCAGGCGCTGGCCCGCAATGCCGAAGATCCAGGCGGCGAACTCTGGCTGACTTATTACAGCCATATCTTCAACCCGGCGCGGCTCAACCCCAAGGTCATGCAGGGGCATCTGCCCAGTCGTTTCTGGAAAAACCTGCCCGAAGGCCCGCTCATTCCAGCACTGATCAGCCAGGCGCGCACCGGCAAGCAGCGCGATGGTCAGGCCAGTGAGATTTCCAGCAGGCCCGGCAAGCGCATTTCTCGAGGCCCGGAGCCTATCCAGCGTCTGCCTTGA
- a CDS encoding putative DNA-binding protein, producing the protein MEGIGSRLKSERKRLELSQHEMGAVGGIEANAQGLYERGKRFPNAGYLSLIAKAGVDILFVITGTRKVKAIDTMTDGDTKLLSELDGLPDEVQQDIKRLISTLFHSDDALRRP; encoded by the coding sequence ATGGAAGGCATTGGCAGCAGACTCAAGTCGGAGCGCAAACGACTGGAGCTTTCACAGCACGAAATGGGTGCTGTCGGCGGCATCGAGGCAAATGCTCAGGGGCTTTATGAACGAGGCAAGCGTTTCCCCAACGCGGGCTATCTGAGCCTGATCGCCAAGGCGGGCGTCGACATACTGTTTGTCATCACCGGCACTCGCAAGGTGAAGGCAATCGACACCATGACCGATGGTGACACCAAGCTGCTCAGCGAACTGGATGGATTGCCTGATGAAGTCCAGCAGGACATCAAGCGTCTGATCAGCACGCTGTTCCATTCGGACGACGCCCTCCGGAGGCCTTGA